Genomic window (Sphaeramia orbicularis chromosome 7, fSphaOr1.1, whole genome shotgun sequence):
TCTCCAAGACCTTACAGCAGACGCTTTCTCCAAAACCTGCATCGAAACCCAACCTCTTTAGCTCTGTCCACCTGTACAGGCAGAGCTCGAAACCCTGTGGCACGGTGTTCACGGGAGCCAGCCGATTTCGCTGTAAGGACTGTAGCGCTGCTTATGACACTCTTGTGGAGCTGACAGTCCACATGAACAAGAGTGGACATTACCAGGACAACAACCACAGCAAACAGAGTAATTCCTCAGCGTCATCCTCTAAGTCCAGAAAACGCAATTTGCAAGATTTGGAAGGAAAAGAGGATGCACAGAAAGTTTTAAAGTGCATGTTCTGCGGCCATTCCTTTGACTCACTCCAGGATTTGAGCGTCCATATGATCAAAACTAAACATTACCAAAAAGTGCCTTTAAAAGAGCCAATCCCAGTAATTACACCTAAATTATTGCCACCAGCAAAGAAACGGGCCTTTGAAGCTGTGAGACCCTGTTCCCCTGACTCTACAACTGGTGTATCTGGCTACATTGAGGCACAACGAGCCGCCACCATTTCAAATGCTAATAGTAATCGCTACGGCTATCAGAATGGAGCGAGTTACACTTGGCAGTTTGAGACGTGCAAGTCTCAGATTCTTAAGTGCATGGAGTGTGGAAGCTCACACGATACACTTCAGCAGCTCACTACTCATATGATGGTTACTGGACACTTCATCAAAGTCACAAACTCAGCCTCCAAAAAGGGTAAACAGTTAGCGCTTGACCCCCTGGCCATAGAAAAGATTCAGGGTTTAGCTGAGCCAGCTGCCAGTGAAACTGAGGGAGAAAAGGTGTCTCCAAAAAATCCTTCCCCTGGGAGTGGTGAGAAAGATAGCCAGGGGGAAAGTTCTTCAGACAAAATGGAAGAATCTGAAGCTAAAGATGACAAGCAAGAGAGTGAAGATCAAAAGGCAGGCAATGGGGCTTTTAAGTACCCTTATCTCCGTGAGGAGGATCTTGAACAGGACTCAGGTGGAGGAGGGGACATTCTTAAATCTTTAGCCAACACAGTGGCCTCTGCCATCAACAAAGCTCAAACAGGGACACCAAGTTGGAGTGCCTACCCGAGCATTCACGCTGCCTATCAGCTCTCTGGCATCATCAAAAGCGCCCCTCTCTCTGCATCTCCTCCCACTCAGCTAAAGCAGACATTTAACCACAAGCTGAGACCGATCGCCCCAAAGGGGAAGTTATACCACGGTGCTGTGGGAGTCGAGGCTCCCCAGGGACAGCATCAAAATGTGGACATCAAAAAAGAAAAGGTTGGCATTAGCGATGGTAAAGAAAGTCAGAATATTAAGTTTGATCTAGTGGAGAATGATGACAGCGATTGTCAGGATGATTCCTCTTCCTCTTCAAAGCTTGATACAGACTGTGTGAATGAAGGGAGTGAGGTGATCAAAGGGAAGTTGAGCCCAGATTTCTCTGACAGAGGCAAGACACCGAGCCCTTCTGCCAGCAATGGACGCAGCACTACTTCAGAGCCTCTCAGTGACACTCCGGATATACTTGGCATAAACCCTCTTAGTGCGCTGCAGTCAGTTCTGAACAATCATCTGGGCAAAGCAAATAAGCCCAATAACTCAAGAGTAGATAAACTATCTGCTCACACACAGTCTATTTTTGCTGACATTAACCGTAGCAGCGAAAAACAACCTATAATGCTCGGAAGTCCTATAAGAAATAGACGTGATAACGCTTTTCTCTATGTCAGTAATGACCAGCCAATAGACTTGACAAAATCTAAAAACAGCAAGCCAAGTTCCTCACTACTGCCCTCCACGCCAATGCCACAGAAATATGCTCTGTCCGACATCGCTGATATGGTCAAGGTGCTTCCGAAAGCCACAACACCAAAACCCTCCATACCATCAAGGATCCCAACAATGAAACTGGAATCAGACGTGCGGCGCTTTGAGGATGTGTCTGCTGAGGTGTACTCTGTTCACAAGCGTAAAGGTAGGCAGTCAAACTGGAACCCCCGGCATCTTCTCATTCTGCAAGCGCAGTTCGCCTCCAGCCTCTTTCAGACCTCTGAGGGAAAGTACTTACTCTCAGATCTCGGCCCTCAGGAACGGATGCACATCTCTAAGTTCACTGGATTGTCCATGACCACCATAAGCCATTGGTTAGCAAATGTAAAATACCAGCTGCGGAAAACTGGAGGGACCAAATTTCTGAAGAACATGGACACGGGCCACCCAGTGTTCTACTGCAATGACTGCGCGTCCCAGTTTAGGTCACCAAGCGCATTCATTTCCCATCTGGAGTCCCATCTCGGGTTCCAAATCAAAGACATGTGCAAAATGCCAGTAGAGCACCAGACAAAGGTTGAGGAGCCAGAACTGTCGAAGGCCCTCAGTGTCAGAGCCACAGAAGCTCTGGTCACAGAGGAGGACATTGACTCAAAGTTCAAATGTAAGCTCTGCTGTCGGACATTTGCCAGCAATCACGCAGTCAAACTCCATTTGAGTAAAACTCACAGCAAATCCCCTGACAACCATTCACAATATGTGGAAATGGACAaggagtagttttttttttcatattattgtcacttttttccctttttcttccttttttattttaatacacGGGTCAGATATTTCAACCATTTTTCAATTAGCGTTGTGTAGTGTGCATCATTATgacatttaagacatttcatggaGTACAGCAAAGACACACTGGTTAGAAATTGTATAAGGAAACACTAAGAGATACTTTTGCACCCTGCTCAAATGCATCACCAGTAATGAAATGTATTACTGCTTGAAGAAACATAATTGCTGATGTTTGCATGCAATAGCCCTGGCTATGACTACTATTTATTTGTATGATATGTCAAGTTTCAATTGtatttcaaaaacaaaataatgaactaaTTGTACTTTACATCTTCTGTGATACAGTACACCTGCATAAATGTGCAGCTGTGAAAACAAATAGCccaacacacaataacacacacatgcagaactGTACAGTGTATTGCTATGTaaagatgttttgtgttgcaatgatagaagagaaaaaaaaagcactttaatAAATGTTTAATCACCAGTTTAGATTCAGATTCTGTACATGACTCAAAAATAATTAGACAGTTTGGAAACAAGGATATTTCACATGTAAACATATtttagaagaaaagaaaaaaaaaaaacagtgcgttTCATGCAACAAGGATAACAGCAAGACAGATGATACCTGTGATACCTGCACCTTTTTTTACTTATTCAAATAAAGAGTTAACATTTGATAACAGCTTGTATTCTTTTCTTCCAAGACGTCTCTTTCATCATTAAGGGTAATAAAAGATAGAAGCAGATATGTTTCTAAAATTGTTTTACACTGATCACGCTGAAACGCCTGAACTGATATATTCTACTGTACAAATTTTACATTTTCCACATGTTATAAAACGCTTAATTCAATGTTATAAACTACAGCATCGGTAAAACAAAGGACTACCTTCTtattctctcttcttttttttttaccttatgacTTTTAGATACAAGTCATAGATATATCTTCTTGTCAGACTTTATTGCTTTCCTGtgaatgctgctgctgctgttgctgcaagATGGTATCATAACAATTAAACATATTTCCTCCAGCTCTATTATTTCAAGGCTATTAAAAATAATTGCCTTCTAAATTCATAAACATTTTATGCAATTCATCTCTTTTCAAGCAATCAAGTCCTCAATTACCTCCACCCATCAAATCCCTATTTTATAACAGGCTACTGACATTTGATGGTAAATGGGAAAAAGCACATGGGCACTGTGGTGATTTGAATGCTGTGACACCAACTTGCCCCCTATTGTTGGAAATGAGCAGGCAATCACGTTGTTCATCAGATGACTCCTAATGCAGTTAAAGTATTCAGCTATAATTTCTCCCTGCATTTATAATTACTGTCAAGACCACACACCTCAGTGAGCAGATTAAAGCTATAAATTATTTAGTGCCTTTCTTCACCGAAGGATCTCTGATTTGTCTGTAGGGCCATTATGTTTTAGAGCAGCAACTTATTCTAAATTGGAGCAAGCATTGTTCTTAAGCTGCAGCAGAAGGCTTtgcaggaaggaaaaaaaaagactattgGTAGTTTGTGTTTATTAATTGTAATTTTACTACAAAAGGAGCATGCTCTGTAACTCACAATTCATATAAGCTTTTATTGAAAATTGATTTAACCCTGGCAATTTCCTATATGCACATACAAATCATTATTCAAAGCATATATACTGTATGATACAAGTACATTTTGAGGATTCAGCACAACCTAGCAGAGTTTCACCCAAGGCTAACTAAAGAAAAATGCTATCATCAGTGTAATCGCAGAAGGAAATTAGTCGTCTCGGACCATAATTTGGTCTAATAAGTCAAAGTCTGCTGGATTTATTGTTAGTACACAAAAATTCTATAAGACTAGTGTAAATTTAAACCCAAACAGTGGCTTAATAAGAGTCTTATCATGCAATCACCAATCATTTAACGGTGCATAAAATGTAGAGGATAGAAATGAAAATATGTATCAGCTACTCCCAGTTTTTAAATAAACATTAGGCGCTCTAATATGAATACATGAGTTATTAAATACGGATATTCTTCAGGTAACGCATCACAGGTAATTAGATGAAATAAACCCATAATTCTTTGGGtgctttttattaattcattttggATGTTTGCATATTAACACAGTTAATCGCACCGTATATCTAACATGTCATGGCTAATTACAGAACACAGTCAGCCTCCtgcaattacacacacacacacacacacacagacacacacatgcagagacgACATACAATTTTGGTTTTTAACTGATAATGATGGATAATGCGCACGGCAGCAGTTTATATGAAATACAGTGCACATAGTTTCAGTGCACTGGGCGATGACGCAGCAGTAAAACGGTGCCCCTTTGGTGCGATAAGTTAATAATTTTAGCCTAATGGATGCAGATACACCTGAGTCCCTTTTGTCTTCAATTAATCCCTTCTAAACTGTTCCGAAATTATACCGCTCACTGTTATTAGTGTCACTGATTTACCTTCAAGAAATCATTTTGAAATACTTTTGGATTTAACCAATAAAGATTTACATTCCCATTGTGTGAAAGACTCAAGACATCAGCTGTGATTTTATTTGTCTCAGCTTGTAGTTGCATTCTAAAACAGCACTAATGGCTGAgttgaaaaaaaatctaattatgcACATAAATACACTTGCATTGCAGACACAGTGAAACCCGACCTAAGCAAAATTGATGCCAGCTCACATTTGCAAATCCTTTGTCAATCTGTCATTAAACATGCTATCAAATAATGATAAGTGTACGCTCCTTGCTTGCACTAGCGTGCGTTTCCTTGATGCTGATGTGCTGTAATAGGGCAAATGTGCATCAGAATTTTCCTGCTTggatacacacaaaacatttacactgCGCCTGACTTTGCTTCGCCCTGTGCTAGACAAGCATGGATTCTCTGCATCATCTGGCCTGTAAACCAGAGGAGGGGGAAGGAGGGTTCAAAATGTTCATCACACAGCAGCAGGGTAATGACTAGCTCATGTGTTTAATGAAGGGCTTTAGAACTTATAGCTATAATGACCCACATCCTAACTCCCTTTTCTGCCATTTATTCTCCCCAAAGTCCTCAGGTTATTACATCTCTCTGATAAATATCCCACAAAGAGCATTACATCTCTCTATTTCTTCTCATGGAGATATCAGAACATTTCATTGTCCTTTTACCTGCATTGGACTATTGCGGATATATATCATATTAAGAAAAAGAGGAGCAAATACACTGAATAtaaaagtaaattgaaaaaaataaaaagatgtaCCTTAATGGTTTATCTTCAAGTGTAAAATCTGCTTTTTCCATTCTTTTAGAGTAaatccccccctcctccccctcctgagAACGTGAGCTCTCCAGACAAAGAAGAACGCATGTATGTCTGCTCTTTTCCATACATCATATCTCCCAAATAGCCCATAGTCCTCCACTGTTAATGGTGTTGCTTCAAATATGCTAATTAAGCAAAATAAGTGATGAATGGAATACATTTGATCAATCAAGTAGGCCTAAGCCCCTGGTGCTGCATATTCATTGTACATCATGAATATGAAACCAAAGTCATTTATCAAATATCAGTTGCACATTTGTATCTTATTAATCATACATGCTGAAACTTCTGTCTTGTCAAAAAAGCTGAAGGTTGATGAAGCACTTGCAAAAAGGATTAAACTCAGGGAACTCGGGGTAGTGCTTCACTTATAATGCATGAGGTATTTTCAAACTTCCAGAATCTTAAACAGTCAGAAGATTTTGACTCCTCgtaattttctgattttttttttttcaacatttgtaCATAAAGCAGTTGAATAAAAAGCTCAATTGTTATTCTCTATGTATTTAGAAAACAGCGATACCTTTTTTAGTTCGGTTAATTACATTCATAGCATTTTGAAGTTTTATCGCAGAGCTGAGAGGTGATTAATATTGCAATCTACGCTTGTTTGTTACAACTAATCAAATCATTTTAAACATATGGTAAATTTTCAGCATACATCACTTAGAACAGAACAAGCTAAATCACCACCCAGATAAATAAGATCCCCTTCTTTTTGTGGCTGATATATGATGTTGTATTATAAATATATACCATTAACCACAAAAAGCTGTAGATAATCCTCTGTGCAACAATGTGTGGAGGTTTTCATTGCCATCATATAGTGAATGAGAGAACTAACACTTGATTGCCAGCAGTTCATCAGTGCATCCTTCATATTTGTCACCCAGCCTGCCTCAAGGCAGCGTGCTAGCTCAAATTGAAGCTGACATCTTCCAAATATGAAAGCAACAAATCACACATTTTTATTGGGCTTAATCTCCAGCCTAGCCCCCTTGCAGACGTCAGCACAATCATGGACGCTGCTCTAATTCTTGCCGACTGGCTGCTTGTGCCTCCCAAGCATCTCTGGACTCACAGAACAAATGCAAAAGGCCAGACTCAACAGACGGGGGTGACACCTAGGCTTATTAGAAGGCTTTTATATGGAGGTAATAACATGAGCAACGCATGTAATGGGACTCTGTGTTGAGTAATCCACAAATAGGCTGTAAATAAGCATCTGAAAACATGCCCTAGCATATATAGAGGATCTGTGCGATAAATGAAAAGGTTGACATTTGACAGCTGCAGTTTTGACTCACTGGATAATTCATGGTGCGACTTCCTCATTCAGTGTTTGGAATATTGAAGATTTTGCTCATGAACATTTTTGTCTGGAAACTGACACATAAAGCAACATACAGGATAGCTAATAAAAATTACtccaaaaataatgaaatttaaaacaaaatcaatagtgttttaaccctttcatgcatgaattatgagaaccttaatcaagatttttttccctgagcgtttttattcctctttaggcatgaaaaaaaaacaaaaaaaaacaatgtgattgattttttttttttttttttttaaatcaacctgtttttcatggagttacaaaaatgtccactcagttacaccacaaattttattcttgaagcaaagaaacatgtatttaaaacccaatatcataaagtgatatgaaaacagtgaaatgaaaccatgtttaatgcaactaatgtgatgttttctcacattttaacatattctaatactagttattactcacttcatggagataatatgcaaaaaataaatattataacaattgatttccactcaagaaccaatcaacagcaaagttacaataatggtatgaattgcagtttatgagatgatgcataagtgtccactgtgttgcttgatatggaactaaaacaacaaaacccatgaatatacaagagtaaagctgtagagtaactgtccactgtagtgaccactatgcatgaaagggttaaatgtgtagtAGAGCTTCAATAgcattaaaaatacatgaaaatatacgGGCTGATAATAAGGATGCACTGATTGTAATTTCCACTTTTGTgcaaagaaacagacaaataaagcaataaataaaatagGCATCAAATTAATCCTCaacagagctaaaaaaaaaaaaaaaaaaaaaaaaaaaaaagtatactttGTCTTAAACCTGCTGTAGTAGAGTTCCACTACTGTGTATTTGGAGTATAAAAAATTTTCTGATATCGATATATTGGATGATATTAAGAATAGGAATGCACTAATAGTCATTTATTTACACCTTTGTGCTAGGACACAAACACATcataaataaagcaataaataggataactaatgaaaatgaatcctcacataactaaataaaagaaaataaatactgTATCTAAAACCCACTGAGTATTTGGagtataaaaaaatatctgatattgatatattggctgatgttAGGAATAGGCACTGATTGTAATTTATTTACACCTTTGTACTaggacacaaaaaaaataaagcaataaataggATATCTAATGAAAATGAATCCTTACATaactaaataaaggaaaataaatactGTATCTAAAACCTACTGAGTATTTGGAGCataaaaaaatatctgatattGATATATTGGCTGTTACTAGGAATAGGAATGCactgattgtattttatttacaccTTTGTGCTAGGACACAAACAAATcataaataaagcaataaataggATATCTAATGAAAATGAATCCTCACAtaactaaataaaagaaaataaatactgCATCTAAAACCCACTGAGTATTTGGagtataaaaaaatatctgatattgatatattggctgatgttAGGAATAGGCACTGATTGTAATTTATTTACACCTTTGTACTaggacacaaaaaaaataaagcaataaataggATATCTAATGAAAATGAATCCTTACATaactaaataaaggaaaataaatactGTATCTAAAACCTACTGAGTATTTGGAGCataaaaaaatatctgatattGATATATTGGCTGTTACTAGGAATAGGAATGCactgattgtattttatttacaccTTTGTGCTAGGACACAAACAAATcataaataaagcaataaataggATATCTAATGAAAATGAATCCTCACAtaactaaataaaagaaaataaatactgCATCTAAAACCTACTGAGTATTTGGAGCAcaaaaaaatacctgatattgAATTTATCAAATGTATAgatataatgaatgcactgttgctatgtttttttgcattatttatttcTTGTTATTTCTACTTTTGCCGTGactaaaaaaatcttaaataattgaaaacaaaagaaagaaagaaatgaaagcaAATTATTTTACAGTCTTTTGGTTCTTTATTGTGTTGTCTTTGAATGAGCAAAACTAGTCAAATTCATGAAACAATCTTTAATAAATCTACTGTATATTGCAGTGATCCTTCAAATGTGATTATCAACACTATGACAAAAATAGATAAAGGAGACCTGAACAGTAATTACAAATAAATAGGACTAAAaccaaaaaatacaacaaacaagtggtgccaagcacaacaaaccccgccccttgcacatattttacccattataagtaaatgggaagatttttaaaaattcataaaaaaaattgggctttgacctactgttcccaaaatgtaatgaaatccattctgcgtcactggcaatctataaagtcaatttggtatgaattcaaccaataattttgctgttacagacaagTGAAATTTCGTGCATTGTaagtaaatagggggaaaaaaaataaaaaaattttgatttaaaaaaatttaaacttagacctacttttcccaaaatgtaatgacatctattctgggtcactggcagtctataaagttaatttggtatgaattcaaacaatagttttgctgctccagacatgtgaaatttcacccattgtaagtaaatggggtggggggtgggggttaaaaattcatcaaaaatagaaactttgacgtacttttcccaaaatgtaatcacatctagtcttggtcactggcaatctataaaccaaatttggtatgacaTCAACGGATAATTTCACTGCTACAGACAAATGAAATTTTGCGCATTATAAGTAAATACGGggaaaaaattgatttaaaaaattcattaaaaaaattgaaactttgacctacttttcccaaaatgtaataacatctattctgggtcactggcaatctataaactaaattttaTATGAATTACCAATAGTTTTGtggctagagtgttaaacaaacaaaccaaaccaaaaacaataccccttgcctcaccttTGGGAGGCGGGGTAATAAACATATATGCAGCTTAAAAcaagaaataagaaaaactagaaaagcactcggagagcgcagacctccatcaaggcagacccccaccccccatcacctccaaaatgtaataatttgttccttgtcccagtatcaacatttccttaaaatttcatcctatctgtccataactttttgagttatcttggtaacagacagatgaacaaacaaaaatcccccccccccccccccgatcaccaccaaaatttcataatttgttccttgtgccagtatcaacatttgctgaaaatttcatgaaaatccatctgtaattttttgagttatcttgctaacagacaaacaaacaaacagacaaacaattgctgatgaaaacataacctcagcCGTAGGTAATAATAAGTTTTTGTATAATATACTGTAAACTGGATACTGAATGTATCTGATCTGTAGATACCATCAGTGAAAGTAACTAAGAAATCAAGTCACTGCAGCGGAACTGGAACGTTACCGATTTACGCTATTACAGGAAGAGTTCCTGAATGCAACCCTCAACAAAACATTATCAGTAGAAGCTCAGGTGTGAATTAAAGGCAAATTACAGGCAGTTGTCCTCTGTTTATCTGCTTTGGTTTCAGCGCTGTAGTGCTGTGTTTGTTGTCGTCTTGTTACCTTCATAACTGGAACACTGGAGTTGTTGATAATGTTATTAGACGGCGCCACCTGTTCTGTTCCTACTGTGACAAACGTCTATCAGTGCCATTTAGATCACAGCTGCAGACAGATATATAGATAAGCCATGGAAGTTCAGTGGAAATGTCCAGAAGATCCAGAGATCAAAAGTGtgtatgtgaggtttccagctaCACTCGTAAGATGTGTCGACaggggagacaaaaaaaaatatcttagcAGGAACCATAA
Coding sequences:
- the tshz2 gene encoding teashirt homolog 2 isoform X1 gives rise to the protein MPRRKQQAPKRAAVYMPDEDAVLHDSITEEDGENDTQTEEECSEKTSPKVSEDRELDNKSTNTYSNQNSPISVLSNQEAELESRLSDSSDRLSDFKTSSPPESQRDDESHSSKHKDDMGSSLEKMRAAYANFLSDSYWTGIGMDLKVGKNTSKANCDSTNGSTKSEFDWHQDALSKTLQQTLSPKPASKPNLFSSVHLYRQSSKPCGTVFTGASRFRCKDCSAAYDTLVELTVHMNKSGHYQDNNHSKQSNSSASSSKSRKRNLQDLEGKEDAQKVLKCMFCGHSFDSLQDLSVHMIKTKHYQKVPLKEPIPVITPKLLPPAKKRAFEAVRPCSPDSTTGVSGYIEAQRAATISNANSNRYGYQNGASYTWQFETCKSQILKCMECGSSHDTLQQLTTHMMVTGHFIKVTNSASKKGKQLALDPLAIEKIQGLAEPAASETEGEKVSPKNPSPGSGEKDSQGESSSDKMEESEAKDDKQESEDQKAGNGAFKYPYLREEDLEQDSGGGGDILKSLANTVASAINKAQTGTPSWSAYPSIHAAYQLSGIIKSAPLSASPPTQLKQTFNHKLRPIAPKGKLYHGAVGVEAPQGQHQNVDIKKEKVGISDGKESQNIKFDLVENDDSDCQDDSSSSSKLDTDCVNEGSEVIKGKLSPDFSDRGKTPSPSASNGRSTTSEPLSDTPDILGINPLSALQSVLNNHLGKANKPNNSRVDKLSAHTQSIFADINRSSEKQPIMLGSPIRNRRDNAFLYVSNDQPIDLTKSKNSKPSSSLLPSTPMPQKYALSDIADMVKVLPKATTPKPSIPSRIPTMKLESDVRRFEDVSAEVYSVHKRKGRQSNWNPRHLLILQAQFASSLFQTSEGKYLLSDLGPQERMHISKFTGLSMTTISHWLANVKYQLRKTGGTKFLKNMDTGHPVFYCNDCASQFRSPSAFISHLESHLGFQIKDMCKMPVEHQTKVEEPELSKALSVRATEALVTEEDIDSKFKCKLCCRTFASNHAVKLHLSKTHSKSPDNHSQYVEMDKE
- the tshz2 gene encoding teashirt homolog 2 isoform X2; its protein translation is MSVYMPDEDAVLHDSITEEDGENDTQTEEECSEKTSPKVSEDRELDNKSTNTYSNQNSPISVLSNQEAELESRLSDSSDRLSDFKTSSPPESQRDDESHSSKHKDDMGSSLEKMRAAYANFLSDSYWTGIGMDLKVGKNTSKANCDSTNGSTKSEFDWHQDALSKTLQQTLSPKPASKPNLFSSVHLYRQSSKPCGTVFTGASRFRCKDCSAAYDTLVELTVHMNKSGHYQDNNHSKQSNSSASSSKSRKRNLQDLEGKEDAQKVLKCMFCGHSFDSLQDLSVHMIKTKHYQKVPLKEPIPVITPKLLPPAKKRAFEAVRPCSPDSTTGVSGYIEAQRAATISNANSNRYGYQNGASYTWQFETCKSQILKCMECGSSHDTLQQLTTHMMVTGHFIKVTNSASKKGKQLALDPLAIEKIQGLAEPAASETEGEKVSPKNPSPGSGEKDSQGESSSDKMEESEAKDDKQESEDQKAGNGAFKYPYLREEDLEQDSGGGGDILKSLANTVASAINKAQTGTPSWSAYPSIHAAYQLSGIIKSAPLSASPPTQLKQTFNHKLRPIAPKGKLYHGAVGVEAPQGQHQNVDIKKEKVGISDGKESQNIKFDLVENDDSDCQDDSSSSSKLDTDCVNEGSEVIKGKLSPDFSDRGKTPSPSASNGRSTTSEPLSDTPDILGINPLSALQSVLNNHLGKANKPNNSRVDKLSAHTQSIFADINRSSEKQPIMLGSPIRNRRDNAFLYVSNDQPIDLTKSKNSKPSSSLLPSTPMPQKYALSDIADMVKVLPKATTPKPSIPSRIPTMKLESDVRRFEDVSAEVYSVHKRKGRQSNWNPRHLLILQAQFASSLFQTSEGKYLLSDLGPQERMHISKFTGLSMTTISHWLANVKYQLRKTGGTKFLKNMDTGHPVFYCNDCASQFRSPSAFISHLESHLGFQIKDMCKMPVEHQTKVEEPELSKALSVRATEALVTEEDIDSKFKCKLCCRTFASNHAVKLHLSKTHSKSPDNHSQYVEMDKE
- the tshz2 gene encoding teashirt homolog 2 isoform X3, which produces MPDEDAVLHDSITEEDGENDTQTEEECSEKTSPKVSEDRELDNKSTNTYSNQNSPISVLSNQEAELESRLSDSSDRLSDFKTSSPPESQRDDESHSSKHKDDMGSSLEKMRAAYANFLSDSYWTGIGMDLKVGKNTSKANCDSTNGSTKSEFDWHQDALSKTLQQTLSPKPASKPNLFSSVHLYRQSSKPCGTVFTGASRFRCKDCSAAYDTLVELTVHMNKSGHYQDNNHSKQSNSSASSSKSRKRNLQDLEGKEDAQKVLKCMFCGHSFDSLQDLSVHMIKTKHYQKVPLKEPIPVITPKLLPPAKKRAFEAVRPCSPDSTTGVSGYIEAQRAATISNANSNRYGYQNGASYTWQFETCKSQILKCMECGSSHDTLQQLTTHMMVTGHFIKVTNSASKKGKQLALDPLAIEKIQGLAEPAASETEGEKVSPKNPSPGSGEKDSQGESSSDKMEESEAKDDKQESEDQKAGNGAFKYPYLREEDLEQDSGGGGDILKSLANTVASAINKAQTGTPSWSAYPSIHAAYQLSGIIKSAPLSASPPTQLKQTFNHKLRPIAPKGKLYHGAVGVEAPQGQHQNVDIKKEKVGISDGKESQNIKFDLVENDDSDCQDDSSSSSKLDTDCVNEGSEVIKGKLSPDFSDRGKTPSPSASNGRSTTSEPLSDTPDILGINPLSALQSVLNNHLGKANKPNNSRVDKLSAHTQSIFADINRSSEKQPIMLGSPIRNRRDNAFLYVSNDQPIDLTKSKNSKPSSSLLPSTPMPQKYALSDIADMVKVLPKATTPKPSIPSRIPTMKLESDVRRFEDVSAEVYSVHKRKGRQSNWNPRHLLILQAQFASSLFQTSEGKYLLSDLGPQERMHISKFTGLSMTTISHWLANVKYQLRKTGGTKFLKNMDTGHPVFYCNDCASQFRSPSAFISHLESHLGFQIKDMCKMPVEHQTKVEEPELSKALSVRATEALVTEEDIDSKFKCKLCCRTFASNHAVKLHLSKTHSKSPDNHSQYVEMDKE